The DNA sequence GAGAAATTGCATGTTTGCTGCTATGTCTACAAACATGCTTCATATAGTTGACTTCAATTTCTAGGatagaaataagaaatatagACGGAGCTTATATAAGTGATTGGAACCAAACCAACCAAATTCTGAGAGATCTACGGTTGTCGTTAATGATGGCCTGAAAGAGGAGAAAGGATCATGGTAGTAGTACCAGTTAGCATGATGATGCTGGACTCGGGGAAGCCGAAGCGATTGATGAGGAGGTACTTCATGCACTTGGCATCATTTATGCACCCCTTCAGCTCGCTCCGCGTGTTCCGATACGTGATCCCGCAAATCACCGCTTTCTTCCGCCGACCGCCGCCCGGCATCGGCGGCGGCGCTAGCCCCCAGGACGGCGGCGGGACCGGGGCGGGGCCCGGAGGCGGAAGGGAATGAGGAGCCCCAGGAGGCATGTGGACGCTCCGGGGATCGGACACGTAGGTGATGGCCCTGCAGATGGCGCATCGGATGGACGACGCCCCCGGAGGGAGCTGCAGCGGGGTGTGGCAGTGGGAACAATTAATCAGCATCATCGTTGCATAAGGCCCGAACATGATGAGGCGGACGGATCTGATCGAGAAGAAAGAGGCTCGGAGGGAGCGCCCGTCGGTGGAGAAGATTGGAACGGAGGAgacggagggaggaggagaagcagatGACGGAACGCAGTGGCGGAGTTGACGCGACCCGTTGACGTCTATTGGCTGTCTGTTTTTTTATGTTCTGGAAAATACAAACACGCGCGCCTCGGATCCCGTCCAAAAACTCTGTCGTCCTACGCGATTCGAGCACGGACACTGCGGGGCCCATAGATGGGGTATTGCCCTGCGGCACCATCAAGGTACAAACTGGGACGAGTGTATTGGGGAAATGTACTGGGGACCTAAATACATCTAGTacaataaataaatcaattaaattataaaaCCTTCATATATgggcaatttctttttttttattttttcttcaattagtatttttatttattttacaaaatatttttttcttaaaagatAAAATTACGGTTCGCTTCTTCCTTATCGATCGTCGTCTTTGTCCTGTCGTTAGCTTTTTTTTATCGAGTCACATTCACTCCCATCATGCATGTATCTGTTGAATATGTATAAGAATAAGACGATGATAGGAGTCAGGAATGGGTTTGAGCCTAAAGTTAAATCCAACTCCTTTGTAGTCAACATCTCCTCTAACACTTATCATAGCGTCGATGATAGTCATTAGAACTTGTATTAGATCTTCAACGACAACGAAAATAGCATGTGAGTGAGGAGGATAACAACCATGAGATAGAACAAAGACAATGATTAACAAATAAAGAAGGGAGAGAATGCGAGAACTGTAAAACCTCGCGAAGGGCCGAGATGACAAACAACGATGAATGATAGAGATAGCGACTAACGAAATAAAGATAAAAGATGAGGGGTAATTATATCTTTTAAAAGATAAGAAACACTTTAtataaataaatgaaaaagggatactaatcaaaataataaaaaatattattatattgtgACACCGCCTAGTTAAGTGCATCTAgtgaaattaattaattaaaaatataagaagCTTCATATATAGTGTTTCCTTAGGTGTTAAATTTCCATTCATATTTATTTCTAGAAAAGGTATCTCTAAATTTGTATTCTCAGTCCTATAAAAATtaatagatttttgaatctacttaaattgaatatctatagcaaaactttTATTTTGAGAGGTAATTAGTTTGTAATTTAATATACATATCAATTACTTCAATGAAGGTGGTGAGATGGTGGTTTTATTTGAAAACATTTTTAATATGTATTTATAGAAACTAATTTAAttgaatatataattataaaatactttgagtgtttgataaataataaataaatattatttttaaatatatattatgatttatttcaaattaaaaaaatttacttcAAAATGTTATCCGATTTGTTGTTTACATGAGGTTGTACACAATAGGTGTCTCTTCTTATAAGATCTGCTCTATATGACGTCATATACGTAGGTGGAGAATTGTGTTCCCTGTCGCGATCAAGATAGCTCGTATTCTTTGATTGGCATTTAAATCTGTCAAGTCGTCCCATCATACATCGAATTAATGGACGGTTCTGATGAAGGATTTGAAATGCTCCCAGTAAAAGTGTGATTGGAGCGTATCCCATGTTCTTTAAGATTTTAAATTATTGTTCTTCGTAGGACCACTATCAATTTGCTATCGAATCGTCTCTATCGACACATAGATTAATGTAATATTATACCGGTGATAAATCTCAGTCCATTTATGAACGgcatatacatcataataaaaatatttttttaagaaaataaaattctgCTACTCGAGTTGAGGAAAAATTACACTTTGACTACTGCTGCTGTGCCAGCAGGTCTAATTCTAGCCTGACACATCCGTCGTTCCACCCTTTCAGATAATTGATCTGTCGACATAGAAGCACATTTGACTTCTTGATCAAACTCACGTTCTCAAAAAAACGTTGACTTGATCGTAATTATGCTTAAGACATATATTGTAATGATACGTAGATAGATCGATACGGTTAATGTCAATCTAAATAATAAAGTTATTCAATCTCACATAAGAGTATAGAAATCAAAGATTCATAAGTTCGTCGAGTCTTCCTTATCTTTATAGTTGCTTTTTAAAGTTTACATATTCTGAAAAGATAAGATTATGCTCCTTATCGTACTAATTTCATCACTGGTTTTAAAACTTCTAAAGCTGTGCTGTGGCGTGGAAaaaaataggataaaaattgTCTGAATTTCATTTCTTTCTATCCGATATCTTTTGATATTCCATATATTTTAACTTGATTTTATGGAATTGATGAAAAAATTATTGAACCTGAAGGAAAACAAAatctatataaaataaaataaacaaggCCTACGCTATACCTATATGTATGATGTATATTTGTAATTATattgttgtatttcaataacaagGGCCTTTCACTTAAGTGAAAAGAATTTGTAGAAGGGGGTCTTTGATTTTTTAAATATCCATGATTACCCCCAGTAACAATATTCAGATTCAAGTCTTGGATTGCCTTCTTGTGAGATTCTTTAATGatcaaattaataattataaattataaataaaaataatatacgaaaagtttaattttatataatacTTATTTTTGTAATTATCTAGAGGAGtcatgacaaaaaaaattatCCTTAGAGGTTATGTTGATATGTCATATCCAATTGATCCTAAGTGATCGaaaataattatcatattatTTGTCTCTTGTTATGCTTTAGTGTAAGGTATTGTATGCACAAGAACGCAATGTTTATCTTGGGACATCGACTATTATTGCTTGCATCAAATCAAATAGTGGTTAAGAGACATTTCGATCAGTTATGATATGATAAATACTTTGTTATGATATAGGATAGATACTTCGTAAATCAAAAAATGTTTTACTTGATTATGATATGATAAATACTTTGTTATTTATGTTGCATAGATATGATACTTTATTCGGTTAGGTAGCATTAAATGTCTTGATGCTTATGTGTTAGGcaaatatatcatatataaaaatatattttaattaattaagatataaCATATACTTTGATTTAATTTATATGAGTTGAATGAATGCATCGAAATGTCTTGCCTGGTTATACAGCATCAAAGGTCTCGATACATCATACATTATGAATTATTTTGCTTAGGTAGGATATATCATGCGATTTGACATTTGTTTTCAGAAATGGATATGTTTGACCACAACATATGTTTGATACATCATGCGATCTGACATTTGTTTTCTGAAACATTTGTTTTCCGAATGGATAtgtttgacatgcatcacacatttgCTTAGGTAGGATATGTTGGATTAAGGAAATGTTTGACCACAACAATCATTTAAAGCACTAAAAGTCGATTTGAATTTATCAAATAGAACAGTTAAAAATGGGTTAATCTTATTCGattaatcaatttataatttaatatgtatatatatatatatacatacatatatatacatatatatacatatatatatatgcatacatatatatacatacataaatacatatacatacatatatatatatatatatatatatatatatttcaaataaacCAATTCAATTTGGTTGAATCGAATCAGAATCTTAGTTCAATTAGGTTAATGAAATAAGATTTATGAAATTATAATATGAAAATCGAGTATTTGAATCACTAAAGGCTTAAAAAAATAAACACAATTgtattgatattttttaaattaaaataaatttgattcattttaaatcgattaatcaaatcgaaaaaaaatctcatcgaattaaaattatttataatatttaaaattaaattatcgaTGAATTAATTCAGACCACGATTTGATAATGCTGAGAGAAGATATCTTCTTAAAGAAAAAGGTGAATTCCAAAGTTTAGGCTAATTTTAAATTCCACTTTATTACCACTAGGATGTGCTTCATCCAAACCAAATTGCAGTCATCTCGTCACAACAATTCACCGGCTCCCGACAACGATTTGTCAACTCATCTACGCCGGACTCGTCGACGAAATAGGGTGGGGTCGTATAGCTCACGTAATCAAGTCGGGCGAGCTTTGACCGATTCAAATACGCAGCAGCGTAGATGACGTGAAACTGTGCAGATGGCTGCGATCTGATGCAGGTGAACGAATCTTAAAGTTAGAGAAGAGACATTTTTAAGCTTATCCTTGAGGGTTGGTCAACCAACTTGCTCCAAATATGATCAGGTTGGGCAGCATTCCATGCGATCAAGTCGAGCTTCGGCCTTTGAGAATGACTCCAGATAAAGTCCGGCGGTCGCCTCGCACGAGTAGGGGTGAAGCTTTTGACTTTGGAGCGCATCGTGATTCGTGCGGTTTTGCTTTGTTTTTCGTATTAGATAGGACTTGATTGTCTGATGTATTATTCGCCATTGTCATCTGAAGTGTGATACGCATCGTAAGTGCGTGATATGTATCGCAAGAGTGCACACAGTAAAATTTGCAAGCATGTGGCCTTCCTTTTGGTGCACAGAAATCAGCAGATTGTGATTGCTAAGATTCACCAAaaatgatagatagatagatagcttTTGCACAAACATTCACACCCAAAGTTTTCATGGGCATCTTCCCAGCGGTGAACAGATTCCTGGGAAGATTACAACACAAGCTCAAGTTTCAGAAAACGTAGAACTCGACAAGCAAAAGTTGTTTTGAGGCAATCAACACTAGACAATATCCGTAGTACAAGCACTTCTTTTTGTTGTTCTGACTGCTAAGCATCTGCTGCCTGAAAAAAAGCTTCTACATCTGCGATGATGGTATCAGCTTCCTCTATCTCCACCCCTTgctggtttgattcttttatctcTGCCTGCGATACATTGAGTATTAAAGAGGTTTAATCAACAAGACTAACATCACTATctcatatttcaaaataaagttcAACATACCAATATTCCTTTCAAATCGGCAAGGGAAGCTTCCAGTCGTTTGTGGCAATCAGGAATCATCATTCTCGACTCTGCCAAGACATTTTCCTGCTCATCGGAAACAATGCGTTAGTCAAGGATTTGATGCAAATGAGTCAGATCGAGTCAATCAGCATGTGTGTGAGCTTGGTCTCATTCCAAGGTCAACTATGCAGTTCAAGTGTAAGGAAAAAACTAACTGCTCCTTTCATAATAAACTCAACCATATATTTCGCATCAAATTTAAAGTCCTGGGAAATGTAGCTCTATAAGTACATAATATTTTCTACAGTTTAAGAGAGTTGGTAACCAGCATTGAAGTCTTTGTTGTAGCAATTGGATTTTAGTGTGGATATTTTCCCTTTAATGTCTAAATCGATCTTTCATTGCTCAAGTGCAGGATCACAGTCTTTTCAATGTTTAAGAAATTGTCCACACCAAATATCCTCTAAATCCTAAAATAGATCACAGCGAAATTAAGAAACCAGAAGTATACATCTATAAATTCAAAACTACAGGTTATTTTGGGAAACTAGAAAAATCCATCTATGGATGCAGTGCATCTAATTTCAGcacattaagaatttttttatatatttatttttgtaaattttAGATTTCATGAATTTAATATCCTTGTTGTagttttttttagttttaattagTAAGATAGGGTTTTTTTAGCTAGGTGTTTCAGTTGGGAATATTCTTGGGTATCTTTTATCTTGCAGAACAAGATATGTCAACCTAAAAACCTATAACAtgacaatatgattcatcttcAATTAAATTTTCTTCTTCAAGGGATATCATTCAGGGGGCACATGCAGTCTTGTTTATTATTTCCGTCTCAAGTGATGTCAGAGTAGGAGATCGTTTGATCTGATTGGTGATAGTGATGAAAATTGGGTCTGTGCCATCTGGGATATTATTTGCACTGAGAAAGTAATGTTTCAGGCGGCAGAGGAGCACATGCATCCATTAGATTGAACCAAGCAGATATCTGAGGAAATTATGAAAAAAGTTGGACATTTGTGTTGGAGCCAACAAATATCATTCTTGGCCAATATGTTGCAAGACCACTTTCTGGAAGACCATGTAAAGTTGCTATGCGGGAGAATTGGAAGAAGAAAATTAAACTTTCGATTATGCAATATAGACCACAATTGCCTGATGAAGACAATAGGATCCT is a window from the Musa acuminata AAA Group cultivar baxijiao chromosome BXJ2-1, Cavendish_Baxijiao_AAA, whole genome shotgun sequence genome containing:
- the LOC135584550 gene encoding tubulin-folding cofactor A-like isoform X2, whose translation is MATLRNLKIKTATCKRILKELQSYEKEVDREAAKTADMKEKGADPYDLKQQENVLAESRMMIPDCHKRLEASLADLKGILAEIKESNQQGVEIEEADTIIADVEAFFQAADA
- the LOC135584550 gene encoding tubulin-folding cofactor A-like isoform X1; amino-acid sequence: MFDMATLRNLKIKTATCKRILKELQSYEKEVDREAAKTADMKEKGADPYDLKQQENVLAESRMMIPDCHKRLEASLADLKGILAEIKESNQQGVEIEEADTIIADVEAFFQAADA